Within the Medicago truncatula cultivar Jemalong A17 chromosome 4, MtrunA17r5.0-ANR, whole genome shotgun sequence genome, the region AGACACAAGTGTAGTTGCAGTGCCAAGGTTTTTTATGTCTATGCAATCATATCAGTTGAATTCAAAGGGACGATAATTTCAATACACTGataaattttgataattaaaCCTCAGTTGAATTTTCACAGGATTGTCAGCTTTAGCCGGTgcataaaacttaaaatttacaACACACAACAGAGGACAGAGATCGAATATAACTCTCTTCAAATTAACCACTAAATAGTTTCActatgataatgataatattGAAGAGAATAAGGGGAAGTCTCAAGAATTGACAGGCATAAATGAGTCCTATCACTTGTCCTTTAAGAGAATTCCTTCTAGGTCCTGTCATTTCTGCTAGTGTCCATCCTCGTCGAGCAAGGAATCGGTCCTCGTTCAAAATCGCCAATGCATTTGCAAAGAGAAGTAACCCTTCTAGCAAAGTCCAGAATCCCATCTTCTGCAACAAACACAAAGGGTGTGTTGTGGATGTTAGTACTCAAAGCAAAGCTATTATTGTAGATAATTGTATACGAAGAAGGAAAAGACCCATCGGAGTAGAGTTATCTCTCCTATTCttgttcattcaataaaattgttctttcttttcatttcattctGCCAGTTAAATATGTGTGGAAACACAAACCAGTGTAACACTCAGTGTTGTCAAACACAGACTGCAGAAAGTAGTGGCTAGTTCAAATTTCATAACGCTAAAGTGTTATAGTCGCTAGTTGGCAATGCTTACTACTACGACAGGTATCGCAAATCAGTAGTGGTTTGTTAAATTTCTGTTATGCTATCGGCTATAGCCGCTATCTGATGAATTGACAATCATAAGATTTCTCTGGGTGAAAATAGAAAGAGATGTTGGGAAGATGACCCTTCCCTCGACAACTTTACATGCCCCTCAAACATGACAATAAAATGCATCTCAACTTTTTCTTATCCTCTCAGCTAGATGGGAATGCAAACTCAAACTAGAATAACGTTCTACTTTTTGACacaaaattaacaacaaaaattttaaatattagatAAAAACAATGAGATCCATAAATACTCATTCTCAAAACCAACCTTCAA harbors:
- the LOC11414286 gene encoding protein transport protein yos1 codes for the protein MGFWTLLEGLLLFANALAILNEDRFLARRGWTLAEMTGPRRNSLKGQVIGLIYACQFLRLPLILFNIIIIIVKLFSG